A genomic region of Pyrus communis chromosome 14, drPyrComm1.1, whole genome shotgun sequence contains the following coding sequences:
- the LOC137715825 gene encoding transcription factor bHLH122-like produces MESDHQQHHDKPQQHMNSSLTRYRSAPSSYFTNILDSEVCEPLFNRPSSPETERIFARFLASEGGGDGGGGGGGGTEEIASQHKVETQINNQQPQFMLPKVDDEVGMIQQQQQQSNLNNYSSVAQGFYQPTSKPPLPNQNLNEGAYSMGGSHLPSVKTGGGVANSNLIRHSSSPAGLFSNMNIDAASYAALRGMGNFGASNSTGEEASFSSASRLKNFSSGPPSTSGLMSPIAEIGNKRMRSNSQDTGGFGDGHGNNYVTGFPMDSWDDSAILGDDTGFRDDEVKAYTGLSPSETQDVEAGNHPPTLLAHHLSLPKTSTEMAAIEKFLQFQDSVPCKIRAKRGCATHPRSIAERVRRTRISERMRKLQELVPNMDKQAHTSDMLDLAVDYIKDLQTQVQTLSENRAKCTCSNKQQ; encoded by the exons ATGGAATCAGATCATCAGCAGCATCATGACAAACCCCAGCAGCATATGAACTCTAGCTTGACGCGCTACCGGTCAGCTCCCAGCTCATATTTCACAAACATTTTGGACTCAGAGGTTTGTGAGCCCTTGTTCAATCGGCCTTCTAGCCCTGAAACCGAGAGGATTTTCGCCCGGTTTCTGGCTAGTGAAGGTGGTGGTgatggaggaggaggtggtggtggaggaacAGAAGAAATTGCATCACAACACAAAGTTGAAACACAGATTAATAATCAGCAACCACAATTTATGCTGCCTAAGGTGGATGATGAAGTGGGGATGAttcaacagcagcagcagcagagcaATTTGAACAACTATTCATCTGTTGCTCAAGGATTTTACCAGCCGACGTCGAAACCGCCTTTGCCTAATCAGAACTTGAATGAAGGAGCTTATTCAATGGGGGGAAGTCACTTGCCTTCTGTCAAAACCGGTGGTGGCGTTGCAAATTCCAATCTCATTCGGCATAGTAGCTCGCCTGCTGGATTGTTCTCCAATATGAACATTGATG CGGCAAGCTATGCTGCATTGAGAGGAATGGGGAACTTCGGAGCAAGTAATAGCACTGGTGAAGAAGCATCTTTTTCTTCTGCGAGCAGgttgaaaaatttctcttcaGGGCCACCATCTACGTCGGGGCTAATGAGTCCGATTGCTGAAATTGGGAACAAAAGAATGCGATCGAATAGTCAAGATACTGGAGGTTTTGGGGATGGCCATGGTAACAATTATGTGACTGGTTTCCCAATGGATTCATGGGATGACTCTGCGATTCTGGGTGATGATACAGGCTTTAGGGATGACGAAGTGAAAGCATACACTGGTTTAAGTCCATCTGAAACTCAG GATGTGGAGGCTGGAAATCATCCTCCTACACTTCTAGCTCATCACTTGAGCTTGCCAAAAACATCCACGGAGATGGCTGCCATTGAAAAGTTTTTACAGTTCCAAGATTCTGTTCCTTGTAAGATTCGAGCAAAGCGGGGCTGCGCCACACACCCAAGAAGCATTGCTGAGAGG GTGAGAAGAACCCGAATTAGCGAACGAATGAGGAAACTGCAAGAGCTTGTACCAAACATGGACAAG CAAGCACACACTTCCGACATGTTGGATTTGGCTGTTGACTACATTAAAGACCTTCAAACTCAAGTCCAG acGCTCTCCGAAAATCGTGCCAAGTGTACTTGCTCAAACAAGCAGCAGTAG